The Vairimorpha necatrix chromosome 1, complete sequence genome contains a region encoding:
- a CDS encoding ribosomal protein eS21, translating into MFERRICSFTKRPIASSDKSSVQITLADIDENGRLLNTISTYDVCGVVRRNGLSDGYLTDKIFGEEY; encoded by the coding sequence ATGTTTGAAAGAAGAATTTGCTCATTTACAAAAAGGCCTATTGCCAGTTCAGATAAATCTAGTGTCCAAATTACACTAGCAGATATAGACGAAAATGGCAGATTACTAAACACTATCTCTACTTATGATGTCTGCGGCGTAGTTAGAAGAAATGGTCTCTCTGATGGATATTTAACTGACAAGATCTTTGGTGaagaatattaa
- a CDS encoding ATM1-type heavy metal exporter, whose translation MLQQQTKKKKITELQILSLCFRLYLKNVKNCVLLFILLIFAIIAKYITVFYAKQYEYRLNHTNDILGDCKLLFVFKLTYSFLSAMSSYIILCCGILFQTNVAKKAFANILKHESANPIDLSSGKTQYAISEGSAAMSKLFEHCILEFLQKMGYFVGDLIICYHISDLHLFLSFLLIIVAFYIHIRGALVAMKCKNDINKVRGSCDKVIYEDISNYEIIKSYQTENKHIESYGNRMKAFKAASIRHAKTVVSLSLIDDLFFNITAFALLIILYLQGNHSNYKYRNCYTTILSLEKTMENISNIFRKYKEALVTSKLVLYYLEEIDGFAPGTSIKNTFDDKIIFENVGYSVANVKIFQNINFTINKNEKVCIYGRNGTGKSTISKIIMRLYFIDSGKVTIDGMDIYDILISNYRKLITYVPQDTSLFDETVFYNLTYGNNQPLTNVIQECKKFDIHEDILKLENGYNTYLGERGSTINGGLRQKIFYVRALLTKAPIYIFDEPTNNLDEQSTQNVIELILGESFADKTVIVICHDYESVKKFPSVLKFVDGKIIKEIN comes from the coding sequence ATGTTACAGCAACagacaaagaaaaaaaaaattactgaATTGCAAATACTTTCATTGTGTTTTAGATTGtatttgaaaaatgtaaaaaattgcgTACTATTATTCATCCTTCTAATATTCGCAATCATAGCAAAATACATTACTGTTTTTTACGCCAAGCAGTACGAATACAGATTAAATCATACAAATGATATACTTGGAGATTGCAAATTACTTTTTGTCTTTAAACTGACATACTCCTTTCTTTCTGCTATGTCCTCATATATCATATTGTGTTGCGGCATACTTTTTCAAACTAATGTCGCAAAAAAAGCATTtgcaaatattttgaagCACGAATCTGCGAATCCAATAGACTTGTCTTCTGGAAAAACGCAATATGCTATTTCTGAAGGATCGGCGGCTATGTCGAAATTATTTGAGCATTGCATTTTggaatttttacaaaaaatggGATATTTCGTAGGCGATTTGATAATTTGTTATCATATATCAGATTTgcatttgtttttatcttttttactGATTATTGTCGCGTTTTACATTCACATCCGAGGTGCTTTAGTAGCTATGAAATGTAAAAACGATATAAACAAAGTCAGAGGATCTTGCGATAAGGTAATTTATGAAGATATTAGTAATTacgaaataataaaatcatatcAGACGGAAAACAAACATATCGAATCATATGGTAATAGAATGAAAGCATTTAAAGCGGCTAGTATTAGACATGCAAAAACAGTAGTGTCTCTGTCATTAATAGACGAtctatttttcaatataacAGCATTTGcgttattaataattctttatCTACAAGGAAACCATAgcaactataaatatagaaattgcTACACTACAATTCTGAGTCTAGAAAAAACTatggaaaatatttctaatatatttagaaaatacaaGGAAGCACTTGTAACAAGTAAACTTGTCCTGTATTATCTAGAAGAAATAGATGGCTTTGCACCTGGGACAAGCATTAAAAACACTTTTGATgacaaaataatattcgAAAATGTCGGATATTCCGTGGccaatgtaaaaattttccaaaatataaattttacaataaataaaaatgaaaaggTATGTATTTACGGAAGAAATGGCACCGGCAAATCTACGATATCTAAAATAATCATGAGattgtattttatagaCTCTGGAAAAGTAACTATAGATGGTATGGATATTTATgacattttaatatcaaattataGAAAACTAATAACTTATGTACCACAAGATACAAGTTTATTCGACGAGACTGtgttttataatcttaCTTATGGAAATAACCAGCCTCTAACTAACGTCATTCAagaatgtaaaaaatttgatattcatgaagacattttaaaattagaaaatggATATAACACGTATTTGGGGGAACGTGGATCGACTATAAATGGTGGATTAAGGCAGAAAATCTTTTATGTTAGAGCACTACTCACTAAAGCAccaatttatatttttgatgaGCCAACTAATAATTTAGACGAGCAGTCGACTCAAAATGTTATTGAACTGATTTTGGGGGAATCATTTGCTGATAAAACTGTTATTGTCATCTGTCATGATTACGAATCAGTCAAGAAATTTCCATCTGTCTTGAAATTCGTTGACgggaaaattataaaagaaataaattaa
- a CDS encoding transcription initiation factor TFIID subunit 13 (TAF13) has product MKDGKKSSFFKEVRMMLYGYGDVSCPRSDTTETLHNYVIEYLTILLVDTHNMAKLKGKTKTEDLLYCIKKDRKKYLRVKHLLMTNEELKNARKAFEMKEYEKE; this is encoded by the coding sequence ATGAAAGACGGAAAAAAGTCGtcgttttttaaagaagtaAGAATGATGCTCTATGGATACGGAGATGTATCATGCCCAAGAAGTGACACAACTGAGACTCTCCATAATTATGTAATTGAATATTTGACTATCTTACTTGTAGACACTCACAACATGGCCAAACTAAAAGGAAAAACCAAGACTGAAGATCTTCTTTACTgcattaaaaaagatagaaAAAAGTATTTGAGAGTAAAGCATTTATTAATGACAAATGAAGAACTTAAAAATGCAAGGAAAGCTTTTGAAATGAAAGAATATGAAAAGGAATAA
- a CDS encoding exportin-1 (CRM1), whose translation MQDILNPDKDFNVTLFDEIVLNANDPTSPRKSEAEGILLKFKKLSTSCTKVHLILQYSTFQQSHYVALQILEETVKSKWYVLDEENKRKIREYVFQLVIEKTKGNCQNYVIQELNRIIVEIAKRDWPKRWPNFILDLIDVSTNISMGVCKNTLEIIKKLNNDINMKGDDRISTVKRRILKNQMKMEFPTIFNFIKRILEYSKVNAVDDILLEATLSTFSGLISSMPVDFIFLTDIVELLCEHINSAYSDTCLICLIEIVDLGKDKTNFKNVNLINANEEKIWIIFTSAFQFLESYMKKFSQEKVFEMYRHMESPEKNFIFRISQLFASIFEIYTTCLEYKNIQTVRIALEHMILFSRINDSKIFLVLFEMWNKFVFDLYTEFPFNNKEPRRNLRRFEYKGVLAQLLNCLVEKMPRPEEVFIMVDEYGEIIKNKLIETDQIEFYKKMKSCFYHLAFLIEDEMKRYFISKTGAQLEDKELDWAKINRLCWSIGCISGVFTEESERDFFVSVLKYLLVLCDMREKRSDKAVIASNIMFVIGQFHRFLVHNKSFLKTVVKKLFEFMDESNEGVKDMACDNFSKIAERCPREFLLQRENNMIFLVYILENINDITKSLEFYQKRFVYEAVLNIIKEIPREENNKETILKNIQKLMFSICDINIFSEEYFSILESQISEVSNLKMIIHVLKSHALIYKFVPFACESSYETLFPLYFRLYDLCNNFMISSGNSDVVINSKAAKSALVELFIEIVDGKFVKDLFITQLCEKIIFDFNNNPKYKDPSILALAISIIKNIQRENNIQYVQIELFFISALLRPSIPYAMKADENPEISLNYLKLVETFIDSSFISFYSNIYNSDVFTPIYNSILNAITSMREISDVALKILISLFTKCFENNQMAFFAQNFTITMENLLGIIFDKDTKHSFILQVSLLSLMINISQRIPSLDGQNQNSLVLSNHMLSLFSQNFSNITEKNLKIFISGLFELSKNEEFFREHLEDFSVKIFEFGTDEDIEEEMALLNERIVKSQETKQ comes from the coding sequence ATGCAAGACATTCTAAACCCAGACAAAGATTTCAACGTAACTTTATTTGATGAGATTGTTTTAAATGCAAATGATCCAACATCACCAAGAAAATCAGAAGCAGAAGGGATTctgttaaaatttaaaaaattaagcaCATCTTGTACCAAAGTTCATCTTATTTTGCAGTATTCTACATTTCAGCAATCTCATTATGTTgctttacaaattttagaagaaaCAGTAAAATCAAAGTGGTATGTTCTTGACGAAGAAAATAAGCGTAAAATTAGAGAATATGTTTTCCAATTAGTTATTGAGAAAACAAAAGGAAATTGTCAAAATTATGTCATTCAAGAATTAAATCGAATAATAGTGGAAATAGCCAAAAGAGATTGGCCAAAAAGATGgccaaattttattttagatttgaTCGATGTTTCtacaaatatttcaatGGGAGTTTGTAAAAACAcattagaaattataaaaaaacttaataatGATATTAATATGAAAGGCGATGATCGAATTTCAACAGTAAAAAGgcgaattttaaaaaatcaaatgaAAATGGAATTTCCTAcgatttttaattttataaaaagaattttagaatattcAAAAGTCAATGCTGTGGATGACATCTTACTTGAGGCCACTTTATCTACTTTTAGTGGATTAATAAGTTCTATGCCtgttgattttatttttttgactgATATTGTCGAACTTTTATGTGAGCACATCAATTCGGCGTACAGCGACACTTGCTTGATTTGTCTTATAGAAATAGTCGACCTTGGAAAAGACAAGacgaattttaaaaatgttaatttaataaatgcgaacgaagaaaaaatatggataatttttacaagCGCATTTCAATTCTTAGAATCGTACATGAAGAAATTTTCCCAGGAAAAAGTTTTCGAAATGTACAGGCACATGGAATCGccagaaaaaaattttattttccgAATTTCGCAGCTTTTTGCGTCGATTTTCGAAATTTATACGACATGtttagaatataaaaatattcaaacaGTCAGAATTGCCTTAGAGCACATGATTTTATTCTCTAGAATTAATgattctaaaatatttttggtGCTTTTTGAGATGTGgaataaatttgtatttgaTTTATACACAGAATTTccatttaataataaagaaccaagaagaaatttaagAAGATTTGAATATAAAGGTGTTTTAGCacaattattaaattgtcTAGTAGAAAAAATGCCCAGACCAGAAGAAGTTTTCATAATGGTCGATGAATACggagaaattataaaaaataaattgataGAAACGGACcaaattgaattttataagaaaatgaagtCTTGTTTTTACCATTTggcttttttaattgaagATGAAAtgaaaagatattttatttctaaaacaGGAGCACAATTAGAAGATAAAGAACTTGACTGGGCgaaaataaatagattGTGTTGGTCCATAGGATGCATTTCCGGCGTATTTACAGAAGAATCAGAGcgagatttttttgtttcagttttaaaatatcttttagTTCTTTGTGACATGAGAGAAAAAAGATCGGACAAAGCAGTGATAGCTTCGAATATTATGTTTGTTATTGGACAATTCCATAGATTTTTAGTCCACAATAAAAGTTTCTTAAAAACAGTAGTGAAGAAACTTTTCGAATTTATGGACGAGTCAAACGAAGGTGTAAAAGACATGGCTTGCGataattttagtaaaatcGCTGAAAGATGTCCTAgggaatttttattacaaagggaaaataatatgatttttttagtttatattttggaaaatattaatgatataacaaaatctttggaattttatcaaaagaGGTTTGTTTATGAAGCAGTtttgaatataattaaagaaatacCTAGGGAAGAAAACAATAAAGAGAcgattttgaaaaatattcagAAATTGATGTTCTCGATTTGCGacattaatattttttctgaggaatatttttcaattttagaAAGTCAAATTTCAGAGgtatcaaatttaaaaatgataattcACGTCTTGAAATCTCATgctttaatttataaatttgtccCATTTGCCTGCGAGTCGAGCTATGAGACGCTTTTccctttatattttagacTGTACGATCtttgtaataattttatgatttcTAGTGGAAATTCTGACGTCGTGATAAATTCCAAAGCTGCGAAATCTGCCCTAGTCGaattatttattgaaaTCGTAGACGGGAAATTCGTAAaagatctttttattactCAACTCtgcgaaaaaataatatttgattttaataataaccCGAAATATAAAGATCCAAGTATACTTGCCTTGGCTATTagcattataaaaaatattcagaGAGAAAACAATATTCAATATGTCCAGAtcgaattattttttatttctgcTCTACTTCGGCCTTCTATTCCGTACGCAATGAAGGCGGACGAAAATCCAGAAATCTCTCtaaattatctaaaattaGTAGAAACTTTTATTGACTCGTCTTTTATAAGTTTCTAttctaatatttacaatagTGACGTATTTACCCCGATTTATAATTCAATTCTAAATGCAATAACTAGTATGAGAGAAATTTCTGATGTggctttaaaaattttaatttctttatttacaaaatgcTTTGAAAATAACCAAATGGCTTTTTTTGCGCAGAATTTTACCATAACAATGGAAAATTTATTAGGTATAATCTTTGACAAGGACACAAAACATAGTTTTATACTTCAGGtttctttattatctttaatGATCAATATTTCCCAAAGGATTCCGAGTCTAGATGgacaaaatcaaaattcaTTAGTTCTTTCTAATCACATGTTGTCTTTATTTAGTCAAAATTTCTCGAATATTAcggaaaaaaatttaaaaatttttatttctggactttttgaattatcaaaaaatgaagaattttttagagAACATTTGGAGGATTTTAGtgttaaaattttcgaATTTGGAACTGATGAAGATATAGAAGAAGAAATGGCATTATTGAATGAAAGGATAGTAAAAAGTCAAGaaacaaaacaataa
- a CDS encoding triosephosphate isomerase, producing MKPIIIGNWKANKNFTLFNKIPSTFDNIEISIALPYVFIPQTINYNKSHISIAAQDCSKFDKGAYTGEIPAIFLKENHVKYVIIGHSERRIYLKEDSNQLTAKIKNALNAGLRVIYCIGETSTERNTGDYLKVLYNQFFSVIGKDIEIDIAYEPVWSIGTGIFPKIEEIKEVVEQIKKWSNGINVKGRIIFGGSVSYEYIDSINDIKEIDGLLIGGMSLKDEFIDICEKFNNLKANK from the coding sequence ATGAAACCTATAATAATAGGAAACTGGAAGGCAAACAAGAACTTTACACTCTTCAATAAAATACCATCTACATTTGACAATATCGAAATATCAATCGCACTACCTTACGTGTTTATACCacaaacaataaattaCAACAAATCTCACATTTCAATAGCTGCGCAAGACTGCAGCAAATTCGACAAAGGAGCCTACACAGGAGAAATACCCgctatatttttaaaggaGAATCACGTAAAATACGTAATAATTGGACATTCTGAAAGAAGAATTTATCTTAAAGAAGATTCGAATCAACTGACTgcaaagataaaaaatgctCTGAACGCAGGCTTGCGTGTAATTTATTGCATTGGAGAAACTTCTACAGAAAGAAATACAGGCgattatttaaaagttCTTTATAATCAATTCTTCTCAGTAATTGGAAAAGATATAGAAATTGATATTGCATATGAACCTGTTTGGTCAATAGGAACTGGAATTTTCCCCAAGATTGAGGAGATCAAAGAAGTTGTtgaacaaattaaaaaatggtcAAATGGTATCAACGTCAAAGGAAGAATAATCTTTGGAGGATCGGTAAGCTATGAATACATTGATTCTattaatgatattaaagAGATTGATGGATTATTGATAGGAGGAATGTCTTTAAAAGACGAGTTTATTGATATAtgtgaaaaatttaacaacCTCAAAGCaaataaatga
- a CDS encoding WD40 repeat domain-containing protein produces the protein MDKKVDEMANSVKNETVNDLLNFLNSNYKQTPKEKSAWDYVVKMDNISQPPLIPSVSNPIILYKDNETFFSFDGRTLFFDKNYSDFYVFMPFAIKNACIVNFKEGEANKKKSVIVTLDTQNKLTYSCIKGHTINDRSVIISRNVLQMIEKNNEIYYLSFKKDNYFVNIVTEDNGFLKPRIVVQNLTSKYGMSIFLTSDNIYLYQDRFIISTTGKKLKIKGDGIYEISNMSIIYSKTKTGLRFSLCDNNFVIKTELSIESSSFIVKIITLDNILCCRIGSKINFIIVDDKELVIVKEIDLPDNILDFSVKLAEDKNISVSCLLQTNGNLNDVEENNSTNLKESALEKTQIKRGISDTFDASPECTSNMNEETSLDSEKDVQDVFVMPTPSLNSKLYNPSESNLSYNSEYEIPSVKQNFDLNIQDQASNSSDPNSSLKFVNLFTNTESKNSTCRPDCNNFQINDLGLEKYLSTLINNFEKKIEERDEFMNIRNLKLLEKFTEKSVNFIKDMIKSELSNFENKLNNSINQKLNNFSRKEINEEKILEFTKDLICENLLPVVEASMDEMRVQVLSVVSEFKEPEYFQEVRSALSNLSIFESISEIERNVRSGNIDKSVECVLKGTFFDIEELNRVISPKQLELVSSRNLMGFLEKCVLMANENYKTFIDDLVYNSLTFIEPENLTDDELRTLIIILTQIKDSEIFVSENSKQILVLVDFLNFKIPKILFKRQKSLKN, from the coding sequence ATGGATAAAAAAGTTGACGAAATGGCGAACTCCGTGAAAAACGAAACAGTCAATGATTTACTCAACTTTCTTAATTCGAATTACAAACAAACaccaaaagaaaaaagtgCCTGGGACTACGTTGTCAAAATGGACAACATTTCTCAGCCGCCTTTAATACCATCAGTATCAAATCCAATAATTCTCTATAAAGATAATgaaacttttttttcatttgatGGTAGgacattattttttgataagaATTATTCagatttttatgtttttatgcCTTTTGCTATTAAAAATGCTtgtattgtaaattttaaagaaggAGAAgctaataaaaagaaatctGTTATTGTTACACTTGATACTCAGAATAAGTTGACTTATTCTTGTATTAAAGGTCATACAATCAATGATCGTAGTGTTATAATTTCGAGGAATGTCTTACAGATGATTGAAAagaataatgaaatatattatttatcatttaaaaaagataattattTCGTCAATATTGTTACAGAAGACAAtggatttttaaaaccCAGAATAGTAGTGCAAAACTTGACATCAAAATATGGAAtgtctatatttttaacttcagataatatttatttgtatcaAGAcagatttataatttctacaACAgggaaaaaattaaaaataaaaggaGACGGCATTTAcgaaatatcaaatatgtCGATTATCTACAGTAAAACTAAGACTGGACTGAGATTTTCATTATGTGACAATAATTTCGTCATAAAAACCGAGCTGTCAATTGAAAGTTCAAGTTTTATTGTAAAGATAATTACActtgataatattttgtgCTGTAGAATTGGATCcaagataaattttattattgtagACGATAAAGAACTTGTTATTGTTAAAGAAATCGACCTTCCTGATAATATTCTTGATTTCTCTGTTAAACTGGCAGaggataaaaatatttcagtAAGCTGTTTATTGCAGACCAATGGAAATCTGAATGATgtagaagaaaataattcaacaaatttaaaagaaagtGCCTTAGAAAAGACACAAATTAAAAGAGGCATATCTGACACATTTGATGCTAGTCCAGAGTGTACTTCGAATATGAACGAAGAAACAAGTCTTGATAGTGAAAAAGACGTGCAGGATGTTTTTGTAATGCCGACACCAAGTCTTAATTCTAAACTTTACAATCCTTCTGAGTCCAATTTATCTTATAATTCAGAATATGAGATTCCAAGCGTAAAACAGAATTTTGATTTGAACATTCAAGACCAAGCGTCGAATTCTTCTGATCCAAATTCCTCTTTGAAATTTGTCAACTTATTTACGAATACAGAAAGTAAAAATTCTACTTGTCGACCTGAttgtaataattttcaGATAAATGATTTAGGCTTagagaaatatttatcgactttaataaataatttcgAGAAAAAGATCGAAGAAAGAGATGAATTTATGAATATCAGAAACttgaaattattagaaaaattcaCAGAGAAATCCgtgaattttataaaagacaTGATAAAATCagaattatcaaatttcgAGAACAAGTTAAATAATTCGATAAATcagaaattaaataatttttcaagaaaagaaatcaatgaagaaaaaatccTCGAATTTACTAAAGATTTGATATGTGAAAATTTACTACCTGTGGTTGAAGCTTCTATGGACGAAATGCGTGTTCAAGTTTTGTCAGTTGTGTCAGAATTTAAAGAACCCGAATATTTCCAAGAAGTTCGCTCCGCCTTGTCAAATCTCAGCATTTTTGAGTCAATTTCTGAAATTGAAAGAAATGTTCGATCTGGAAATATTGATAAATCTGTAGAGTGTGTTTTAAAAGGCACATTTTTCGATATTGAAGAATTGAATAGGGTTATCAGCCCCAAACAACTCGAATTAGTGTCGTCTAGGAATCTTATGGGTTTTTTAGAGAAATGTGTTTTAATGGCCAATGAGAATTATAAGACTTTTATCGATGATTTAGTTTACAATTCTTTGACTTTTATTGAGCCAGAGAATTTGACTGATGATGAGTTGAGAACtttgattattattttgacTCAGATAAAAGATAGTGAAATATTTGTGTCTGAAAATAGTAAGCAGATTTTGGTGCTTGttgattttttgaattttaagattcctaagattttatttaagaGGCAGAAAtctctaaaaaattaa
- a CDS encoding AP-2 complex subunit alpha translates to MPLTKNTSLSIFISELRTLDKEAATKKIFVEQRKLYSEKNMNYSKILTLIYFVINKYNIDPMMFVNASASEDYNVKRAGYLGLTLCKNNNLLILTVNTVMKDLKSHKNRELALDFLCNINVKEKIYDDLSDYICISSSNDKNITKGIIAKSRISNLNTFSLVGNSDDLIFVKLQILHDKMCRKEDVKISDNDILFIIAIYSTVKSSYLKLKLIQIYKLLFSEQKLFSSDTFILEIQNDIISPSDTIKPLVEIGLSAEICDLLILMGHKSSKVEHFLCRLIDSKNTNSRYIGFKIARKYNLFTDKLINRSIKIGINVKYVFETIIKLINKNNYKDIFRRKEEMRFVMDKNLVEYTKSNDLIIEILIRILKFANEDFIVKMYYVHPEIAFKKDVKSVLSEKYRRDLFSKIINSPSISSIYLFYSLLPKNFDDKKLLEELFSFHLNILTSKKYNQKILTLEKMIFTICKFENIDFFRDALKDKYIELYKSNSFTDILFIILNGIFLMNPRSKEKVFHITDHHFISYVIFDKLLRLKVTPEIKLVNILDDKAKINDNDLTVDFNMTNLSKLTFKVQIDGKFYTKSIKI, encoded by the coding sequence atgcCATTGACTAAAAATACTTCTCTTTCTATTTTCATTTCAGAGTTACGAACTTTGGACAAGGAAGCtgctacaaaaaaaatttttgtagaGCAACGAAAACTTTATtcggaaaaaaatatgaattattCTAAAATACTAACTCTAATATATTTCGTCATAAACAAATACAATATAGATCCTATGATGTTTGTAAATGCAAGTGCGTCTGAAGATTATAATGTAAAAAGAGCAGGTTATTTGGGTCTTACGCTgtgtaaaaataacaatttATTGATATTAACTGTAAATACAGTCATGAAAGATCTAAAATCTCATAAAAATAGGGAACTAGCTctagattttttatgtaatatCAAcgtaaaagaaaaaatttacgaTGATTTGTCAGATTATATTTGCATTTCAAGCtcaaatgataaaaatataacaaaagGAATAATTGCAAAGTCACGAATATCTAATCTCAACACTTTTTCTTTGGTTGGAAACAGTgatgatttaatttttgtaaaattgcAAATTTTACACGATAAAATGTGTCGTAAAGaagatgtaaaaatatCTGATAATGatatactttttataattgcAATATATAGCACAGTAAAATCTTCATATCTAAAATTGAAACTgatacaaatttataagctACTATTTTCagaacaaaaattattttcaagTGATACctttattttagaaatacaaaatgatattatttCACCATCAGACACAATAAAACCTCTAGTCGAGATTGGATTATCAGCCGAAATTTGTGATCTACTAATCCTAATGGGACATAAGAGTTCTAAAGTAGAGCATTTTCTTTGTAGACTCATAGACTCTAAAAATACCAATTCAAGATATATAGGTTTTAAAATAGCAagaaaatacaatttatttactgataaacttataaacagatctataaaaataggTATAAATGTTAAATACGTTTTtgaaacaataataaagttaattaataaaaataactacaaagatatttttagaagaaaagaagaaatgAGATTTGTAATGGATAAAAACCTTGTTGAATACACGAAATCAAATGATTTGATTATTGAAATCTTAATCAGAATTCTAAAATTTGCCAATGAAGactttatagtaaaaatgtattatgTTCATCCAGAAATAGCCTTCAAAAAAGATGTTAAATCCGTTTTATCTGAAAAATACAGAAGAGATTTATTCAGTAAGATAATTAATAGTCCCAGTATATCGTCTATATaccttttttattcattgttaccaaaaaattttgatgataaaaaattattagagGAACTTTTTAGCtttcatttaaatattttgacttcaaaaaagtataatcaaaaaattttaacattAGAAAAGAtgatttttactatttgtaaatttgaaaatattgatttttttagagaTGCTTTGAAAGATAAATACATCGAATTATACAAATCTAATTCTTTTACAGACATacttttcattattttgaATGGGATATTTTTGATGAACCCGCGATCTAAAGAAAAAGTTTTTCATATAACAGATCatcattttatttcatacgttatatttgataaattattgAGACTAAAAGTTACAccagaaataaaattagttAACATACTTGATGATAAGGCTAAAATCAATGATAATGATTTAACTGTGGATTTTAATATGACAAATTTATCCAAACTTACATTTAAAGTTCAAATCGATggtaaattttatacaaagagcattaaaatttaa